From the Cryptomeria japonica chromosome 2, Sugi_1.0, whole genome shotgun sequence genome, one window contains:
- the LOC131063002 gene encoding uncharacterized protein LOC131063002: MKVREPLASMVISQSWSLWRQSNTERATNVKHMILDDTWWDRVEYLLSFTEPIMSMIRYIDIDHPCLGEVYDGIDLMIEKMKAIINAKEQDPEETFFKEVQTICVEWWNKMTTPLHLLAFALTPKFYSDEMLAKPSRAPPYRDSEVSEGCRTALTKLFPDSEMEDLMTSEFADFVASNGQSVSALRDKYKKDSHAWWYLNGHTSPNLQTLAIKVLLQVASPSSSERNWSTYSFIHSVKRNRLAASKAEELVYVHSNLRLLTHKQNEYKDGSTKFWDVDPEQTDLDFSAATQSLLSGESDSQFAASASGSEAACGSCTLPTSSNVNDDVDVDLPSDPYDAIADY, translated from the exons ATGAAGGTGCGGGagccacttgctagcatggtaattagtcaaagttggtccctatggaggcaatccaatactgAAAGGGCAACAAATGTAAAGCacatgatcctagatgacacttggtgggatcgagtggaatatcttttgagtttcactgagcccatcatgagtatgatccgttaTATTGACATCgatcacccatgtttgggagaggtatatgatggcattgacttgatgattgagaaaatgaaagccatcatcaatgcaaaagagcaagatcccgaagaaactttcttcaaagaggttcaGACAATTTGTGTTGAGtggtggaacaaaatgaccacaccactacatcttcttgcatttgcattgactcccaaattttatagtgatgaaatgcttgctaagccatcaagggcaccaccatatagagattcagaagtcagtgaagggtgtaggacagcacttactaaactcttccccgattctgaaatggaggatttaatgacaagtgagtttgctgattttgtagcctccaatggtcaaagtgtttctgctctccgtgacaagtataaaaaggattctcatgcttggtggtacctcaatggccatacatcaccaaaccttcaaactcttgcaatcaaagttttattgcaa gttgctagtccctcttcatctgagcgaaattggagcacatactcctttatccactcagtgaaacgcaaccgactggcagcaagtaaggcggaagagctcgtttatgtgcattcaaacttgcgccttcttactcataaacaaaatgagtacaaggatgggagcacaaagttttgggatgtagatccagagcaaactgatttggatttttcagctgccacacaatctttactttctggggagtctgatagccaatttgctgctagtgcaagtggcagtgaggctgcatgtggttcctgtactctacctacatcatctaatgtcaatgatgatgttgatgttgatcttcctagtgacccatatgatgctattgctgattattag